The Vigna unguiculata cultivar IT97K-499-35 chromosome 6, ASM411807v1, whole genome shotgun sequence genome contains a region encoding:
- the LOC114186807 gene encoding transcription factor MYB33-like — MSSVTSGGDDRKIYRGRKSSSSLDEEAGVGGNMGGEVPLKKGPWTAAEDAILLEYVNKHGQGNWNAVQKYSGLARCGKSCRLRWANHLRPDLKKGAFTQEEENRILELHAKMGNKWARMASELPGRTDNEIKNYWNTRIKRMQRAGLPIYPPEICERILNGNQESKNIGPLNIEASQHDNLSQTDKFGIPEMDLKTVKFHHDPSQVPGIFDMPENMFEQSSDSSYLFPTIYPSKRRRESEILYNSFGSCTSNALPLFDQYGNYTGDQTRFYPPFDPVLNTSNQFHGDNINGSHAMLNGNVSSSVPLFGARKLELPSLQYTETQHGSWVTHGSPLPSLESVDTLIQSPPVESIPSDLISPQSSGLLDAIVYNSKSVKNSNTDLFFPVITGTSNEAAGSSTLNHPYKTEWDEQGESNSPLGQSAASVMTDYTPISSVDGPQSIETTQDHDDKDQALTWFPNSSRKKRKPEQVDFSQRPDALFDLAWFGNNTDYGFNQSDLKDALNALLGEDYSGNFAEHSKDKQ, encoded by the exons ATGAGTAGCGTGACTAGTGGGGGTGATGATCGGAAGATATACAGAGGTCGTAAGTCGTCATCATCATTAGATGAAGAAGCTGGAGTTGGAGGTAACATGGGAGGAGAAGTTCCTCTAAAGAAAGGCCCCTGGACTGCAGCAGAGGATGCAATTTTATTAGAATATGTTAATAAGCATGGACAAGGCAATTGGAATGCAGTCCAAAAGTATTCAGGACTTGCCCGTTGTGGGAAAAGCTGCCGTCTACGGTGGGCGAATCACTTGAGACCTGATCTGAAAAAGGGTGCATTTACCCAAGAGGAAGAGAACCGAATCCTTGAGCTCCACGCTAAAATGGGGAACAAATGGGCTCGAATGGCTTCTGAG TTGCCTGGGCGTACGGATAATGAAATCAAGAACTACTGGAacacaagaatcaaaagaatgCAACGAGCTGGCTTACCAATCTACCCTCCGGAAATATGTGAGCGGATACTTAATGGAAATcaagaaagtaaaaatattgGTCCCTTGAATATTGAAGCATCCCAGCATGACAATCTCTCACAAACGGACAAATTTGGTATACCAGAAATGGATCTGAAGACTGTCAAATTTCATCATGATCCATCACAGGTACCAGGAATTTTTGATATGCCTGAAAACATGTTTGAGCAAAGTTCGGATTCATCTTATTTGTTCCCAACAATTTATCCTTCAAAACGTCGCCGGGAGTCAGAAATTCTATACAATAGTTTTGGTAGTTGTACAAGTAATGCTCTCCCACTATTTGATCAGTATGGCAATTATACTGGTGACCAAACTAGGTTCTATCCTCCTTTTGATCCTGTTCTTAACACCAGTAATCAGTTTCATGGTGATAACATAAACGGCAGCCATGCCATGTTAAATGGCAATGTCTCTTCTTCCGTGCCCTTATTTGGGGCAAGGAAGTTGGAGCTCCCTTCACTCCAATATACAGAAACTCAACATGGTAGCTGGGTCACACATGGGTCCCCGCTTCCATCACTTGAGTCTGTAGATACCTTGATTCAGTCTCCTCCAGTTGAGTCTATTCCATCAGATCTCATCTCTCCACAAAGCAGTGGTTTGCTGGATGCAATAGTCTACAACTCGAAGAGCGTGAAGAACTCAAATACTGATTTATTTTTCCCAGTGATAACCGGTACATCCAATGAAGCAGCTGGGAGTTCAACCTTGAATCATCCCTATAAGACAGAATGGGATGAGCAAGGGGAATCAAACTCCCCTTTAGGTCAATCGGCTGCTTCAGTTATGACTGACTACACTCCTATAAGTTCAGTAGATGGACCCCAATCAATTGAAACCACTCAAG ATCATGATGATAAGGACCAAGCACTCACCTGGTTCCCAAATAGTTCCAGGAAGAAACGAAAACCGGAACAGGTTGATTTTTCACAGCGTCCTGATGCTTTATTTGACTTAGCTTGGTTTGGAAATAATACTGACTATGGATTTAATCAATCTGATCTAAAAGATGCTCTAAATGCACTGCTTGGTGAAGATTACAGTGGTAACTTTGCTGAACATAGCAAGGATAAGCAGTAG